The Vicinamibacterales bacterium DNA window GATCCTGGCGCTCGTTGATCGCCTCGACGACCGGTTCGCGCGGGCCGTGCTGATGCTGCGTGACTGCAAGGGCCGCGTCATCGTGACCGGCATGGGCAAGTCCGGCATCATCTGCCGCAAGATTGCCGCCACGCTCGCCAGCACCGGCACGCCGGCGTTCTTCCTGCATCCCGCCGAAGCGGTGCACGGCGACCTCGGCGTGATCCAGGCCGACGACGTGGTCGTGGCGATGTCGTACAGCGGGGAAACCGAGGAACTGACCCGCGTGCTCGAGACGCTCAAGCGCATCGGCGCGCCGCTGATCGCGATCACCGGCGACATCAAGTCGACGCTGGCGCAGGCGGCCGACGTGGCGCTCGATTGCCGGGTCTCGGAAGAGGCGTGCCCGATGAACCTGGTGCCGACGGCCAGCACCACCGCGGCGCTGGCCATGGGCGATGCGCTCGCCATGGCCGTGCTCGTCGAGAAGGGCTTCAAGCCGGA harbors:
- a CDS encoding KpsF/GutQ family sugar-phosphate isomerase, with protein sequence MPDLTLARKVLQTEAAAILALVDRLDDRFARAVLMLRDCKGRVIVTGMGKSGIICRKIAATLASTGTPAFFLHPAEAVHGDLGVIQADDVVVAMSYSGETEELTRVLETLKRIGAPLIAITGDIKSTLAQAADVALDCRVSEEACPMNLVPTASTTAALAMGDALAMAVLVEKGFKPEDFANLHPGGKLGKKLMRVEQLMHSGDALPVVQLHTAMRDVIYEMSRKGLGMTSVVEKDGTLAGIITDGDLRRKMSSANVLELTARDVMSVNPVTIPHDTMAVEALAMLEQRKITSIVVIDANRRVEGVVHLHDLWRTEMV